The Pseudomonadota bacterium DNA segment CGCCAGGGATTTCGGAAACCCCAGGCATAGATCTCCGGGCACCCCTCGCCGGTAACGCAATCAGCACTACTGGCAAACGGATTGCCCGCGGGAATACGATACCTTTTCTGCGCACTCGCCTGCTGGTCGAATTCGGATACGTCAATTCGCAGCATGGTTCCCAGCAGAGTCGATGTATTTTGTCCATTTCTGTCCGGGTCTCCCCAACTGCCGCCATCGCCGTATCCCGCATACAGGTAACCGTCAGGCCCGAAGTCGATCTGCCCACCGTTATGATTGTTGTGGGGTTGATCAATGGACAGCAACACTAACTCTGAGTCGGGCAGCAATGCGCTGTTCTCGGCATTGGCGATAAAGCGTGAGATCCTCGACACCAGTTGCCTGCTGTTATCCCTCTCTGGCGCATCACTGGTGGTGTAGGACAGGTACACATAACGATTTGTGGAGAATGCCGGGTCAAAGGCCATGCCCAGCAGCCCGCCCTCGAACGACTCATCGACCCTGTCTTTGCTGATATCCAGATACAGTGACTTCTCTCGAACACCCTGGCGATTCTCAAACGCGTAGATTCTTCCGGATTTTTCCAGCATATAGAATTTGCTGTCGTCGCCTGCTCGCTGCAGCAACAACGTCGGCGCTGCAAAACTGAGTGCCGGGAAGACGCGTTGATAACCCACCCTGTCCAGTGAATCGTGCGCTGATATCAGCGTTGGAAAAGTGATGGTAAATAGACCGAGGGACAATACCGATCGCAAGAACATGAAAAACCCGTCTCAGAGAACAATTGCCCCTAATATACCCCACCGCTAACCCACTTGTGCCCGGCCTCGACTCTACGGCGCACAGACAACCCGGTACGCCGGCTTCGAGTGAAAAGGTGCTTGTAAAAAAGGGATCAGTACTCTCAATCCCACTTCTGGACTGGTTCCCCGCTTTCGCGGGGATGACGACCAAAGTTCAGATTGGAGGGCGTCCTACTTCATCGTCGGCATCACGAACTCCGCACCCAACCGTTCTCCCGCCGGCCAACGAGTGGTGATGGTTTTCATCCTGGTGTAGAAACGCACGCCTTCCGGGCCGTGGATGTGATGGTCGCCGAACAATGACGCCTTCCAGCCGCCGAAGCTGTGGAAGGCCATGGGCACGGGGATGGGGACGTTGACACCGACCATGCCGACGTGGATGGCGTGGGAGAAGGCACGCGCTGTGCCGCCGTCACGGGTGAAGATGGCGACGCCGTTGCCGTATTCGTGCGCGTTGATGAGTTGCACCGCCGATTGAAAATCGGGTGCGCGCACGATGCAGAGTACCGGACCGAAAATCTCCTCATGATGAATGCGCATAGTGGGTTGGACATGATCGAACAACGTCGGACCGACGAAGAAGCCGCTTTCGTGGCCGGAGACACTCAGACCGCGGCCATCCGCAACCAGGGTCGCGCCCTCCTCCACACCGAGATCGATGTAGCCGGTGACACGCTCCCAGTGCGCGCGTGTGACCAGCGGTCCCATTTCCGATTCCGGATCGGTACCGGGACCCACCTTGAGGGTTGCGATGCGCTGTGCCAGTTTGTCGACGAGCGCATCGCCCACCTCGCCCACCGCGACGGCCACCGAGATCGCCATGCAGCGCTCGCCCGCCGAACCGTAGGCCGAACCCATCAGCGCATCGGCCGCCTGATCGAGATCGGCATCGGGCATCACTACCAGATGGTTTTTTGCGCCGCCCAGCGCCTGCACGCGTTTGCCGTTGGCACAACCCGTCGTATAGATGTGGCGCGCCACCGGCGTCGAGCCAACGAAGCTGACGGCGGCTACATCAGGGTGCGCCAACAGCGCATCGACCGCCTCCTTGTCGCCGTGC contains these protein-coding regions:
- a CDS encoding glucose sorbosone dehydrogenase is translated as MFLRSVLSLGLFTITFPTLISAHDSLDRVGYQRVFPALSFAAPTLLLQRAGDDSKFYMLEKSGRIYAFENRQGVREKSLYLDISKDRVDESFEGGLLGMAFDPAFSTNRYVYLSYTTSDAPERDNSRQLVSRISRFIANAENSALLPDSELVLLSIDQPHNNHNGGQIDFGPDGYLYAGYGDGGSWGDPDRNGQNTSTLLGTMLRIDVSEFDQQASAQKRYRIPAGNPFASSADCVTGEGCPEIYAWGFRNPWRWSFDKKTGHLWVGDVGQGEREEIDLVEKGGNYGWNCYEGNAEYRLSACEPAKKFIKPVHDYKHMPSASSSDGMAASVTGGFVYRGNKVPELYGSYVYADFVFGKIWVLKEPYSGSPENSELFDTDSLIVTFAQDNQGELYFVDFGHNGAIYRLVTSSE
- the mmsA gene encoding methylmalonate-semialdehyde dehydrogenase (CoA acylating) — translated: MTIPTILHYINGRRIDGEHRRWGDVFNPASGEISGRVPLDSAQEVEQAVTAARQAFPAWAATTPLNRARVLFRFKQILDERRDELARVITNEHGKVFSDAVGEVTRGIEVVEFACGAPQLLKGEFTEDVGREIDSHAFRQPLGVVAGITPFNFPAMVPMWMYPVALACGNTFVLKPSERDPSASLLVADWLREAGLPDGVFNVVHGDKEAVDALLAHPDVAAVSFVGSTPVARHIYTTGCANGKRVQALGGAKNHLVVMPDADLDQAADALMGSAYGSAGERCMAISVAVAVGEVGDALVDKLAQRIATLKVGPGTDPESEMGPLVTRAHWERVTGYIDLGVEEGATLVADGRGLSVSGHESGFFVGPTLFDHVQPTMRIHHEEIFGPVLCIVRAPDFQSAVQLINAHEYGNGVAIFTRDGGTARAFSHAIHVGMVGVNVPIPVPMAFHSFGGWKASLFGDHHIHGPEGVRFYTRMKTITTRWPAGERLGAEFVMPTMK